The DNA region ataaaaataaaaataaaaattgggttgcctcccaataagcgcttgtttaacgtcgttagctcgacgccTTGAATGGTTCTATGGTGGCTCTAACTGAATTTTTTCGACCGTGTGGGCCTGAAAATTTTCGTAAACTTGCTTCAACCATTGGCCATTGATTTTGAACCGCTTTCCTGATTCTTCACTTTCTATTTCAACTGCGCCATGCGTCAATACTTTAGTCACAATAAAAGGTCCTTGCCACCATGATTGAAGCTTACCTGGGAAAAGCTTTAATACGGAGTTATGAAGCAAAACTTTTTGTCCTACCGAAAAATGCTTCTGAGCTattttcttatcatgaaacaactttgttttgtctttataaatgCGAGCATTCTCATAGGCATCATTACGAATTTCCTCCAACTCTTGAATGTCCAATTTTCTTGCCTTCCCTGCGGGCTCTAACTCCATGTTACATTGTCGAATAGCCCAATAAGCTTTGTGCTTCAGTTCTAATGGTAGATGACACGCTTTGCCAAAAATACTCGATACGGGGTCATGCTAATCAGGCCCTTATATGCTGTCCGATAGGCCCAAAGCGCGTCATTGAGCCGAAGACTCTAATCCTTTCAGTTGGGCTGAACTGTTTTTTCCAAAATGGACTTGATCTACTTGTTCGAAGTCTTTGCTAGACCGTTTGTTTGGGGATGGTAGGTTGTTTCTATACAATGATAAACTCCATATTTTGATAAAAGTGCCTCCATGACCTTGTTGCAAAAGTGGGTACCACGATCACTGATCAAAGCTCGAGgtgtgccaaacctagaaaaaatagttCGTTTTAGAAACTCGATAACagttttagcattatcattgcgagTAGGTTTTgtttctatccacttagaaacatagtctactgcAAGAAGTATATATACGTTCCCAAACGAAGAAATAAAaggggcccatgaaatcgatgccccatacatcaaaaatctcacatacatgaatcggggataggggcatttgattttgtttagtgatgttacctgtatgttggcatttatcGCAAGACTTATAGAAGTTATATGCATCGTGAAAAATTTTAGGCGAATATAGCCCACACTCTAATACCTTGTGAGCTGTtcgtttagggccaaagtgacctCCACAAGCTTCTGAATGACAAAAAGTAAGGATAGAGGTTACCTCAGTTTCTGGCACACATCATCTTATTATCTAATCTGAACAATGTTTCCACAAGTATGGTTCGTCCCAAATGTAATACCAAGCTTCCTGTCTAAGCTTGTCTTTCATGAAACATGCTAACTCAGTGGGTAACGATCCTGTGGTTAAGAGATTAAGTATATCTGCATACCATGGATAGTGAGCCTCGGTCGAAAATAAACTTTCTTCAAGGAATTCATCCTTTATAGGAATATCATCAAATGGAGTTTTTATCCTACTCAAGTGGTCAGCCACTAGGTTTTCACATCCCTTTTTGTCACGAGtttcgatgtcaaattcttggagcagCAGAATCCACCTAATGAGCCTTGGTTTCGCCTCCTTCTTTGCGATCAAGTACCTAAGAGTTGCATGGTCAGAAAGAATAATCACTTGAGATCCCAATAAATACTATCAAAATTTATCTAAAGTGAATACAACTGCTAAGAGTTCTTTTTCCGTAGTGGTGTAGTTGCTTTGTGCAGTATCTAGGGTTTTTGAGGCATAGCAAATGACATGAGGCTCTTTGTCTATCTTTTGTCCTAACACGGCCCCTACGCTACGTTCGCTTGCATCACACATAATTTCGAAGGGGTAGTTCCAATCTGGTGCTTGCACTATAGGAGCGGTCACCAACCTCTGCTTGAGTGTATCAAAAGCCACCTTACACTTTGGGccaaactcaaatttcttttccTTCTATAATAACTCGCACAGTGGTTCAGctatttttgaaaagttctttATAAAATGCCTGTAGAACCCTGCATGGCCAAGGAAAGAACGAATTTCCCTTACAATGGAGGGATATGGCATAGAATTAATAATGTCAATTTTAGCCTTATCGACCTCAATTCCCTTAGCAGAAACTATATGACCTAGAATCAAACTcttgtctaccataaaatgacacttttcatagttcaagacaagattaaattctatgcacctATTCAAAATTATCGTGAGGTTTTTAAGacattcatcaaaaaaatttctagagacagtaaaatcatccataaaaaattcgataattttttccacatattcagaaaatatactcatcatgcatCTCTGGAATGTGGTTGGTGCATTACAAAGTCAAAATGGCATCCTTCTGTACGCAAAAGTACCGAATGGGCatgtaaaagtggtcttttcCTGATCCTCTGGTGCGACTAAAATTTGGAAGaaacctgagtatccatcaagacaacaaaagtgagttttaccTGATAAACgttcaagcatttgatctataaaaggaagagggaaatgatcttttctagtgTAAGAGTTCAACTTCCTATAATCAATACAGACACACCACCCATTTTGTACTCTGGTTGGTACCAAGTTACCTTCGAcatttttctttactgtcacACCCGTTTTCTTAGGCACGACTTGGACTGGACTTACCCATCTGCTGTCAGAAAATGGGGTAGATTATGTCAGCATCCAGCAGCTTGGTTATCTCCTTTTTTACCACCTCCATCATATTCGGGTTTAATCGCCTTTGGGCCTCTCGCCTCGATTTTGCATTTTCCTCCAAGTAGACTCTGTGTCTACATGTCAAAGGGCTTATTCCTTTTAAATCGACAATGGTCCAGCCAATCGCGTCCTTATGACTTTTTAGTACCTGGATCAAACTTTCTTCTTCGAGCTTAGAGAGTTTGCTGGAAACTATGATTGGTAGGGTATTACCTTTCCCCAAAAACACATACTTAAGATGTTCAGGAAGCGGTTTCAATTCCAATTCTGGAGCCTGCACAACAGAAGGTAAAAGTTTAGTATTTGATGAAGATAATAACTCATTAACAGATTCATAGTCATCAGATATAAATTTAGATTTATCTTTATAAATTGACTCAAAAGTCTCGTCTACTAATGAGTCGATTATGTCGAGACGATTTACGCTCAAAATTTTTCTTGGATGACTAATGGCGTTGTAAACATTAAACTTCACGATCTCCTCATCAAATTCCATCATAAGAGTTTTGCTTCGAACGTCGATCTTAGTGCTAGCGGTACGAAGGAAAGGTCAGCCCAACAAGAGGTCCGAATATCCAGTAGTGTTATCCACCTCCatctttatcacataaaaatctgtaGGGAAAATAAGCTCGTTAACTTTCAACAGTACGTCTTCGAGGACTCCTTCGGGGTGCACAACAGACTTGTTTGCTAACTAAATTATAACACCTGTTTTCGTCAAAAAACCCGtattaagtgattcataaatagaataaggcataacatttatagaggtccctaaatcacacatggccTTCTTGAtccccaaatggcctattttgcatggtatagTGAACATACCCTTATCTTTGCATTTTGCAGGCATTTTTTTCTATACAACTCCGTATACATTCTaaccaacacttaccttttcattacctattagttttcgtttgttggtgcaaagctctttGAGGAACTTGGCATACCGCGAAATCTGTCTGATGGCATCCAACAGTGGTAAATTGATCTTgacattcctgaatgtttcgaggCTCTCCTTGTCTTTTTTACTTTTTCGACACTGATTTAATTGTcttgggaatggaggttggatTTTCGCCAATGGAGGTTTACTAGGACCTGTTCgtcattttcaaatttttcctaggCGATTTTTTGGCCAAGATTCCTGCCAGGAATTGGTTCTAGTACCTTTCCACTTTGCAACGTCACTGCATTAGCGTTTTGCCTTAggtttggttctgtttgtgacgACAGCTTCCCTTGAGAACTCATCTTCTCAATTGATGTAACCAATTCTCTTATAGACGCTTTGGTTTTCTGTTGGAAATCAAGCATGTTAGCCGCTAATTTATTAACCAAAGTTTCTAGAGAATTACCTGAGTCTCGTGGCTGTTGTAGAACctgattttggtatggctggttatatcgtacgttggccccataacttaagttagggtgatctctccatcctgggttgtaggtattagcgtaAGGGTCGTATCGCCTTTGCGGTAGCTTAGGaaaatttcccacagcatctaAATGAGCCATAGTATTATCATTtaaactgggacatgcatcagtcgTATGTTCAGGGGTAGCACATATTCCACATAACCGGGTTGTTTTTGCTTTTTCTACAATAAGAGAATTCATCATATTAGTAAGTCTGTCAGCTTTATCCTCTAaagttgaattacttagctggtgaacccttctagggggttcaggattggctcaaaattgctgagaatttgcagccatcgtggtaagtctcttgcttgttgtggagtcattgtgacagccctaatttgaccctagtcggaaagcggtttcgggaccgctaaaccgaatcatcgaagtatttgaatatgatatttattgtctaaaatgtgtaagtatgaatgtgtggaagttttaagcttcgatatagtcgattgcatgtgaattcagctaataggacttatgtatgacacttttaaaatgtgatagtttaatctataaggatcaattaatacatgttataagaatgaagggtttgcatgtcaaatatccatttattatgagtagtggccggccatggatgggttatagatgataatatgaattttctattagcattatgggtttagaaaataaaatagtgaattaagaatgataaaacatgaggtgagtgggaggagaaaccaaagttgtctcacccttactccccattgccgtgactagagaaagaggaggaaaaacaaagttctttctttgttgctcaacttggccgaatataagaaacaaaggaggggaagaatttcggtcacttgaatccttaggaaggttagtatattgtgttgaaattgtgaaataattacttgttttaggtaaattatcatggttcttgcttagcccatgcaaaAATTTCCATTATTGATGGGTGAATAGAGCCTTCGGCTATGGTTATAAGGGAAGGTATTTTGATTGTTTTActtgaatcttgatgatgaatgtattgaggaaagaacttggtctttctaaaaatatgaatggttaaagctcatactagtaatagccgaattaaagaatgcttgatgtcaagagtaaatgttgttcatgttatttggatgaaaaagggtagttaggtgaagtagagtctagcaaatgagcacatatgtgcactagttgctaaatgaagaaaaattggCTAACAAgggtgtactaaggccgaatatgattttgaacattattgagtaatgtatatgttttgaatcgatggaatggagaggatgctttaattgtgttatgaacaattatatgttaaattaaggtttgctaagctagctattaaggtgaagtgcaaatgttagtatgtgattactagtgtatatgtggtattagccgagttttgaacttgaaacaaaatggtatttagtcaatacaagtaaccatatttgtagaatgtatgaagtatataattggcctcaacatagacatgcatatttggccacatgagatagattggtgttgcatgtattcggttagaggctagcatattgatgcttttatcttggcttagataatcggctaaaagagagtgtgggctaatatgttgagtttgattgatgatttcatatatatgtgactctaatgtctaatgtatatatgggctaagtaccttgagtttctctttttgatgttcaaatgattaaatcaatttatttgttaaattaagctcaagagcaaaggggaactaaatccgataaagggaaggaaaaagtgatcgaatagccgtcgaaatcgttcgacaacatccgaggtaagttttcgagtaatggaacttagattatggtttgattagatcatgttataagcaaatcacaatcatgctcttgtatgtggctattgagccgaaaatggtaatgcttgataagtgacttgtgtttgaattctaattatgaaaatgaaatatagatgtgtcatgatttatggatatgtgcatgaatattcgaatgacaaccgggctaagtcccgaaggcatttgtgctagtgactaattccaagctaagtcctgaaggcatttgtgcgagttactatatccgggctaagtcccgaaggcatttgtgcgagttactatatccgggctaagtcccgaaggcatttgtgagagttactatatccgggctaagtcccaaaggcatttgtgcgagttactataaccgggctaagtcccgaaggcatttgagggAGTAGCTATGTCCGGccaaatcccgaaggtacttggttggggaatgagcgatcttgctgtaataatttcaattaatacgctcataaaatcccaatgatgaggtatgttttgtatatgcattggaatagttgattcctttttaaatactattcgctcagtcgattaataagcttccggcctttggttaagttgatcccttatgtatgaatataagggtttgaaatgtgaagtaggaatgattttgagaatatgtgtatatgaattatccgtttagtcatatgaatgctatacttcaattgtgcctaatttcattgctcaaaacttactaagcattaaatgcttattccgttctataaatctctgttttatagattttggttcgtcagctatcggactcgggagtgtcaaagtcgaagtcgcccacactattaaagcccttttggtacacttttggttgaactctgaagatggcatgtataggactaccctttttgttgttggtcatgtaccctttggttttgtataaatttggatagccatgcgaaaatggcttatatatactttgagcatagcattataatcgttttttATGTTgttctgtgacagccctatagtgaccctagtcggaaagcggtttcgggaccgctaaaccgagtcaccaaattatttgaatgtgatatttatggtctaaaatatgtgaatatgaatgtgcgaaaattttaatcttcgatttagttaattgcatgtgaatgtagtacataggacttgtgtgacacttttgaaatgtgataggctaatctacaaggatctaatagtgcatgtaatcaaaagggaggacttgcatgtcaattttcccccctaattagtagtggccggccatgagcatgggtggacaaaatgttatggctaaaaaacatgtcatagacatgttgggttaatgcattatgtaaggaataataaaataaagagcatgagcaataaagtattagtgttagtaggatgagaaaaaaaaagaaaagaaagaatgtgtgtgattgttcccccccattgccgtgagttgaaggaaagaaaacaaaaaaaaagtgttcatccttgaacatctttggccgaaaattttaaggagaaaggaagaagaaaggttgaagaggttcggccatgcatgtaactaggctaaggtatgtttgatgttgtgccatgagattcatgcatgttttagttgttagcttgagttctagctagcctatggttcaaatctttgctatgtcatggagatggtattcggctaaggtggattggtgttgatgtcatttacaTGCTAAaaatgaagctttgtaatgatgcatgtgatggtggattgatgacttttgaatcttctttttagcatttttgagtgagacattaagttctttgtttaaccatgaccaaaattgaaatggtatggtgttgtgatgcattcggccatggtagaaagtagaggagaaatatggttgttattCACGTtgtttggatgagaaatggtagtaaggtgaagagcaaatgttaatgtttgatttactagtgtgtatatgtgtattagccgagttttgaatttgaaacaaatggtatgtagtcaatacaagcaaccatatttgtaggaagtattaagcatataatcggcctcaacctagacatgtatattcggccacatgaaatagatttgtgttgtatgtgttcggttagaggcaagcatattgatgcttttatcttgacttagaaaattcggcaaaggggaatattagctaatatgttgaattcgattcgtgatttcgtacatatgtgactctaatgtctaatgtatatatgggctaagtaccttgagcttctcttttgatgttcaaatgaattgtgttaaattgcttaatgtctaatgtatatatgggctaagtaccataagctagcataatgacactttaataagttaaatttgtttgaattagctcaagagcttagaggac from Gossypium hirsutum isolate 1008001.06 chromosome A04, Gossypium_hirsutum_v2.1, whole genome shotgun sequence includes:
- the LOC121228073 gene encoding uncharacterized protein, with protein sequence MELEPAGKARKLDIQELEEIRNDAYENARIYKDKTKLFHDKKIAQKHFSVGQKVLLHNSVLKLFPGKLQSWWQGPFIVTKVLTHGAVEIESEESGKRFKINGQWLKQVYENFQAHTVEKIQLEPP